One segment of Methanobacterium sp. DNA contains the following:
- a CDS encoding deoxyuridine 5'-triphosphate nucleotidohydrolase — MLGEKELIKLFPDFKELIQPSGIDLRLNEVFIQKNSGSLIDNKKNLPELERLDPPIYILKPKTAYSVTVEPKIKIPKGYSMIYLPRSTLNRSFISVHTALGDPGFYGTLQFMLYNYGEFDYKIKKGERIAQAVVFDVTGSGEYNGSYQNL; from the coding sequence ATTTTAGGCGAAAAAGAATTGATAAAATTATTTCCAGATTTTAAAGAGCTTATACAACCTTCAGGAATAGATTTAAGGTTGAATGAAGTATTTATACAGAAAAATTCAGGTTCTCTAATTGATAATAAGAAAAATCTTCCTGAATTAGAGAGATTAGATCCTCCAATTTACATATTAAAGCCTAAAACTGCTTATTCAGTTACTGTTGAGCCTAAAATTAAAATTCCTAAGGGATACTCCATGATTTATCTTCCAAGATCAACTCTTAACCGCTCTTTCATTTCAGTTCACACTGCTCTTGGAGACCCTGGATTTTATGGGACACTGCAGTTTATGCTTTATAATTACGGAGAATTTGATTATAAAATAAAAAAGGGAGAAAGGATTGCTCAAGCAGTGGTATTTGATGTCACTGGCTCTGGAGAATATAATGGGAGCTATCAAAATCTCTGA